The DNA sequence ACGGTGCGGGCCGGATTGCTGCTGCGGCGGGCCGGAGAGGTCCGGGGCACCGTGGCGGTTCTGCGGAGTGGTCACGTCACGGCTGTCGCGGCGACGGGGGCCCGCGTATCAGGTGGTCCGCTCCTATCAACAAATCTGAGGACAGGGCCGTTCGGCCGTGCGGGTACAGGACCGAACAGGTCAGCCGAGCCGGTCGAGCAGGGCCCGGGCGTCGGTCGGTGCGTGGACCTTCGCGTCGTTGTCGAAGTAGCAGACGACGTCGTGCCCGGCGTCGCGCCAGGCCCGGATGCGGGCGGCCCAGCCGTCGAGCGCCGCGGCGGTGTAGCCACCGGCGTAGAGCTCGCCCTGGCCGTGCAGCCGCAGGTAGACGAGATCGGCGGTGACCTCGTCGAACACCGGCCAGGTGCCCGCCGAGTCCGACTGCACCAGGGCGACGCCGTGCTCGCGCAGCAACGCGGTGAACGCCGGGTCCCGGAACGACGGGTGCCGCGGCTCGACCGCGTGCCGCAGCGGGCGGTCGGCGTCGGTCTCGACGAGCGCCCGGCCGTCGAGCCGCTCGTCGTGTCCGGTCGCGGCCCGGGCGGCGGCCGTGGTGGTCGACGGCAGCAGCTCCAGGAAGCGGGCCACCCGGTCGGCGTCGAAGCGCATCCGGGGCGGCAGCTGCCACAACACCGGGCCCAGTGCGGGCCCCAGTCCGAGCAACCCGGAGGCGAGGAAGTTCACGACCGGCACCGCGACGTCGCGCAGCTGCTTCAGGTGCGTCACGAAGCGCGGGCCCTTCACCGCGAACACGAACCCGGCCGGGACCTGCTCGGCCCACGCGCGGTAGTTCTCCGGGCGTTGCAGCGAGTAGAACGACCCGTTGATCTCGATCGAGGTGACCTGCCGGGACAGGTACTCCAGCTCCCGGCGCTGCACCAGTCCCGGCGGGTAGAACGTGCCGCGCCACGGCGGGTAGCGCCACCCCGATGTCCCGACCAGCACGGTGCCGGCCCGGGGCGTCCCGCTCACGTGCCACCGACCAGCCCGCGCAGCGCGGCGGCGGCCGCGACCGGGTGGGTCACCGGGCCGTTGTGCCCCCCGGGCAGCTCGACCAGGCCCCGCCCGATCCCGGCGGCCAGGGCCTCGGCGCACCGGTGCTCCCAACGCCCGCGCGACTCGTAGCCGCCGGTGGGGACCACCCGCACCCCGCTGACGGTCACGTCGGCCGGGTCGATCCGGGCGGCCCGCACGGCCGGGACGTCGTGGCGCAGGAAGCGGCGCAGTGCGGGCTGCGGGTCCCCCGACGGCGGCTCGGGCCGGTACCCGGACTCGACCGGGTCGTCGCCGGAGGTCAGCTCCGCCATCGTCCGGATCGCGGCCCCGATGTCGTCGCGGGCGACGAGGTCCTCGACCCGGTCCAGGGCGGCCTCGACGGCCGCGTCGCGGACCAGGCCGGGCAGCGGTGGCTCGTGCGCGACGAGCGTCGTGACCAGGCCCGGGTGCCGGACGGCGAGCAGCAGCCCGATCACCGCGCCGATGCTCACCCCCACGACGGCCGCGGGCCCGGTGCCCGCCAGCAGCCCGGCCGCGTCGTCGGCGTGCGCGGTCAGCGGGACCGGGCCGTCGTCGGCCGGGCTGCGCCCGATCCCGCGACGGTCGTAGGTGAGCACCCGGTGGGTCACGGCCAGCTCGTCGACGAGCATCCGCGCCGCACCCGCCTTGGACGCGCCGCCCTGGATCAGCAGCAGCGGCGGCCCCGACCCGGTCACCTCGTGGTGCAGGGGCACGACGTCCTCCCGGGCCGGTCTCGGGGCGACCGGACGGCCGCCCGTTTGCCAGGATGGACGTCATGCGTACCCGACCGCACCTCGAGTCGTGACCGAGCTCGCCCCGGCGGTGCGCCGGGTCCTGGACTGGCCGGTCGACCACGTGGGCGCCGCCGTCGTCGCCGCGGACGGCACGGTGCTCGCCACCGCGGGCGACGTCGACCGCGAGTTCGCGCTGGCGTCGGTGACCAAGCTGCTCTCGGCCTACGCGGCGCTCGTCGCGGTCGAGGAGGGCGCCGTCGACTGGGACGACGCGGCCGGTCCGGAGGGCGCGACGGTGCGGCACCTGATCGCGCACACCTCGGGCCTGGCGTTCGACACCGACGAGGTCAAGGCCGCGCCCGGGGAGAAGCGGATCTACTCCAACACCGGTTTCGCCGTGCTCGGCGACGCCATCGCGGCCGCGACCGGCATCGGGTTCGCCGAGTACCTGCACGAGGCCGTCTGCACCCCGCTCGGGATGGGGCACACCCGGCTGGAGGGGGCCGCCGGCTCCGGCGCCGTCTCGACCGTCGAGGACCTGACCCGCTTCGCCGCCGAGCTGCAGGCCCCGCGGCTGCTGGACCCGCGGACCGTCGCCGAGGCGACCACGGTCGCCTACCCCGGTCTCGACGGGCTGCTGCCGGGCTACGGCCGCCAGCGACCGAACGACTGGGGCCTGGGCCTGGAGATCCGCGACGGCAAGTCCCCGCACTGGACCGGGGAGCACTCGTCGCCGCGGACGTTCGGGCACTTCGGGCAGTCCGGCACGTTCCTGTGGGTCGACCCGGACGCGGGCGCCGCGGCCGTCGTCCTGACCGACCGCGACTTCGGGCCGTGGGCGATCGAGGCGTGGACGCCGTGGACGGACGGGGTGCTCGCGGCGCTCGCGGCCGGCTGACGATCGGTCAGGGGTCGACCCGATCGGAGCCCCGGGAGTGCGGCGGCCGGGCCAGCAGCTCGCCGGGCGGCTCGGGCAGCGTCGTCCCGGCCGGCACCCCGACCGCGATCACGACGACCCGCCCGCCGTCGGCGACGAACAGCTCGTGGCGCTCGGCACCGGCCAGCGCGACGGCGGCCCGCTCGCGCACGTGGTCGAGGAGCTCGTCACGGCGGCCGTCCGCGGCGCGGGCCTCCCACATCAGGGTCGGGGTCACGTCCGGCGCGCCGGCACGGTCGGCACGTCGACCGCGACGGCCACGTCGTCGGCGGTGACCCGGAACCGGTCCGGATAGTGCGCGGCAGCGCGGACCGCAGGCGGCTCGGTGTCGCGCCGGACGAAGCCGCACAGCCCGCGGCGGTGCACGGTCCACACCCCGGGGACCGGGGAGGTCGCGAGCACGGCGGCGCCGTCGGTAGAGCAGCGAGGGCAGGTCATCAGCGGTTCTCCTTCCGGTCGCCGGCGACGAGCCGGCCCAGACGCTCGACCCAGGCCGCGGTGTCGTCGGGCGGCACGACGCGCTGGGAGTAGTGCCCGCGGTCGTCCGGGGCGGTCGGCGTGGTGGCGTCGATGATCAGCTTGTGGGTGATGCCGCCGGGTCGGATCCCGGGTCCAGCGGCAGCACCGGCATGTCGGGCAGGGTCACCAGGTCGTGCGCGGGGTGCATCTTGGTCGACAGCGCCCACATGACCTGGGGCAGGTCGAACGGGTCCACGGTGTCGTCGACTCAGATCACGACCTTGCAGTAGCCGAGGCCGTGCGGGGTGGTCATGGTCCGCATCCCGACGGCCTTGGCGAAGCCCCCGTAGCGGTTGCGGACCGAGACGATCGCGAGCAGCCCGTGGGTGTACATCGCGTTGACCGCGCGCACCTCGGGGAACTCGGCCTGCAGCTGCTTGAGCACCGGGACGCAGGTGTTGGGCCCGATGAGGTAGTCGCACTCGGTCCACGGCATGCCGATGTAGAGGTGCTCGAAGTAGGGCGTGGTCCGGTGGGACACCCGGTCGATGCGGATCTGCGGCATGCGCCGGCCACCGGAGCAGTGCCCGGTGAACTCGCCGAACGGGCCCTCGAAGTGCCGCTCGCGCCCGAGGACGACGCCTTCCAGCAGGATCTCGCAGCCCCACGGGACGTCGGCGGCGCGGGCGACGAGCCCGTCGGCGATCCCGTGCCGGATCTGCGCGAGCGTCTTCATCGAACAGGGGACGACGACCATCCCGTCGGTCCGGAACGAGCCGGACGAGATCGACGCCGCCTGGTCCCCGAACGGATGCGCGGTCCCGGCCAGCGCCTCGACCTCGGGCACCGTCCAGCCGGTCTCCTCGACGATCGTCGCCCGCGCCCACCGGGAGAGCACGAGATGCGTGTCGACCTCGGCCTCGCGCAGCGCCTCCAGCAGACGGATCCCGAGGATCGCGCCGTTCGCGCCGGTGATCCCCACGACGAGTCGCACCTGGCCATCCGCCAAATAGTTCGTACACTAACTATTTGAGTACTAACTATACTCGTCGCATGATCGAGCGCATCCCGGCTGCCGACGAGGCGGTCGTCCACCTGCTCCGCCGGGTCCTGCAGTCCCACACCGCGGCCTGGCAGCAACGCGTCCCGCAGCTGACCAAGCCGCAGTACGCGATGCTCGACGCGCTGCGCCGCCGGCCCGGGATCGACCAGGTCACGCTCGGGTCGCTCGCGGCGACCGACAAGGGCACCACCACCGAGCTGCTGCGCCGGATGGAGCGCAACGGCTGGCTGACCCGCCCCCGGTCCGAGACCGACCAGCGACGTCGGCTGGTCCACCTCACCGACGAGGGCGAACGCCTGGCCGCCGGGGCCGCGACCGAGGCCCGCGCACTGAGCCTTTTTCAACCTGCCGTTCCGGCAGCTCAGGGGCCTGGTTGTGTGGGTGCAGACGCCGAGCTGGCGAGCCGGTGACCTGTGCAGCTGTGGTCAGAGCAGTTGCGCTGCAACCTTCGCGATCTCCTGACGCAGAAGCTCGCTGGTCAGGTTGAAAAAGGCTCACTGGCCGCCGAGTTCCTCGCCCCGATTGACGGGGCCGACCGGACCCGGCTGCGCGACCTGCTGGCCCGGCTCGCCGCGGCGGAGCCCGACGGGGACGGGGAGTCGTCCGGGATTCCTCGCCCGGGGCGGGAATGAACCGCGACCCCCGCCCGTTGCAACGATTGTCCGAGCCGGGCGAACCGAGTCCCCGGGCCGCAACAGATAACCGCCGCCGTGGAGTTCCGTTCGGCTGGAGCCACGATGCGCCACTCGCCGCGAGGCGACCGGCGTCCGGTTCGGACCCCATACCTCCCCTTCTCGAAATCCATTCGACGACGCCTGCGAGGCCGGTCACCATGGTCGGCGCACGCCCGGTCCCGGGCGAGCAGGCAGACTGAACGAACGATGTCCAGCGAACCCGTCCCGTCTCCGACCTCCGCACAGCCGTCGTCGCACGACCGACCGCGCCGACCCCGCCGCCGACCCGGCGCCCGGGGCGAGCACCAGCCGCGCGGCGGGAACTCCGGCACCCCGCAGGACACACCTCCACACGAGACCACCTCATCGGACCTCGCCGCAGCGCAGGCCGCCCCCGGGACGGAGGGCGCCGCGCGCGGCGTCCCGGCCCGCGATCAGCAGCGCCGCCGTGCATCGACGCAGCGCCGCCGCGGGCCTCGGGGTCGGCGCGCTGCCGTCACGGCGCCCGGCCCCGACCAGCCCGGCCGTCGCGGCCCCGACCGCGACGGCCCGGACCCCTCGGGCCCCACCCCGGCCGCAGAGACCGACGCCGGCCGGCCGCGCCGCCGCACCGGCGGGGGCAGCGACGCCGAGCCGCCGCTCCCTCCGCTCGACGACGCCGAGCTCACCGCCCTGCGCGAGCGCCTCGACTCCCTCGGCCCGGCCGAGGCCGAGCGCCTGCGCGGCCG is a window from the Pseudonocardia sp. HH130629-09 genome containing:
- a CDS encoding DUF72 domain-containing protein, whose translation is MSGTPRAGTVLVGTSGWRYPPWRGTFYPPGLVQRRELEYLSRQVTSIEINGSFYSLQRPENYRAWAEQVPAGFVFAVKGPRFVTHLKQLRDVAVPVVNFLASGLLGLGPALGPVLWQLPPRMRFDADRVARFLELLPSTTTAAARAATGHDERLDGRALVETDADRPLRHAVEPRHPSFRDPAFTALLREHGVALVQSDSAGTWPVFDEVTADLVYLRLHGQGELYAGGYTAAALDGWAARIRAWRDAGHDVVCYFDNDAKVHAPTDARALLDRLG
- a CDS encoding alpha/beta fold hydrolase, whose translation is MPLHHEVTGSGPPLLLIQGGASKAGAARMLVDELAVTHRVLTYDRRGIGRSPADDGPVPLTAHADDAAGLLAGTGPAAVVGVSIGAVIGLLLAVRHPGLVTTLVAHEPPLPGLVRDAAVEAALDRVEDLVARDDIGAAIRTMAELTSGDDPVESGYRPEPPSGDPQPALRRFLRHDVPAVRAARIDPADVTVSGVRVVPTGGYESRGRWEHRCAEALAAGIGRGLVELPGGHNGPVTHPVAAAAALRGLVGGT
- a CDS encoding serine hydrolase domain-containing protein encodes the protein MTELAPAVRRVLDWPVDHVGAAVVAADGTVLATAGDVDREFALASVTKLLSAYAALVAVEEGAVDWDDAAGPEGATVRHLIAHTSGLAFDTDEVKAAPGEKRIYSNTGFAVLGDAIAAATGIGFAEYLHEAVCTPLGMGHTRLEGAAGSGAVSTVEDLTRFAAELQAPRLLDPRTVAEATTVAYPGLDGLLPGYGRQRPNDWGLGLEIRDGKSPHWTGEHSSPRTFGHFGQSGTFLWVDPDAGAAAVVLTDRDFGPWAIEAWTPWTDGVLAALAAG
- a CDS encoding non-oxidative hydroxyarylic acid decarboxylases subunit D: MTCPRCSTDGAAVLATSPVPGVWTVHRRGLCGFVRRDTEPPAVRAAAHYPDRFRVTADDVAVAVDVPTVPARRT
- a CDS encoding MarR family winged helix-turn-helix transcriptional regulator, whose amino-acid sequence is MIERIPAADEAVVHLLRRVLQSHTAAWQQRVPQLTKPQYAMLDALRRRPGIDQVTLGSLAATDKGTTTELLRRMERNGWLTRPRSETDQRRRLVHLTDEGERLAAGAATEARALSLFQPAVPAAQGPGCVGADAELASR